The DNA sequence CAGAACTGGTTGATACCATATGAGGCAtttttgttaatgtttgttATCTCTTGCcaatattgtaaataaataaaacacttgAGATACTGTATCCAACATTTATTTTGgaattcgtgtgtgtgtgtgtgtgtgtgtgtgtgtgtgtgtgtgtgtgtgtgatcagtggtggaatgttactaagtacatttactcaagtactgtacttaagttcaAATTGAAGGTACTtgaactttacttgagtcttatcttttcatgccactttctaacttatactctactacatttcaaaaagaaatactccactacattaatctagTTACCATTTTATAAAACACttgataaaatatgttttattcttAATTAAACTCCCCGACAATATCACAACCTACAAGTCCATCTGAAATGATGAGATACTTAAACACAGAAGTGTTTGGATCGCTTCCAGTTTCTATAATGTGAGGATATTCTGCATTGAGAATTCTCAATGGTAATACTTTAAGTTACTGTCACTGTCACACAAATAAACCTTGAGAAACACAACCAGGCCTTCTCCTTTGAGCTACAGTGGCTCTAAGTGTTATAGATAAAGGATGATTATTGGGCTTATTAGTCAGGACTCTATATGAATGCTTATGTTGCTATTCAAGAATTTGGAAATAACCAAATGTCTAGTAACACATTAACCTTAGCAATTCAAACTTCATAAAGGCAGTGTGTCAGAGCTGTGGGTTTGTTAGCAAGTCATGGAAATATTCTGCTCTGTAGCAAAATTTCTTTTACTTACATAATGTTATTCACTTATTCTTACAGGCGGTAGGTTGTGAGTTCTAAATTTTGGCTGAAAGTTAATGAAAGTAAGAAGGATGTCAATATGTACATGTGTGAGTCTACTATATTActtaaacacacgcacacggtTTGATAAATGGTAAACATCTTTAATGGGACATACTTACAAGTATGTTTCACAGACATAATAAGAGAGTATTTTCACATCTATTGCtagtttatcggtgttttaagcccccaacatctccttccaggcagtgctgctctatgattaggcaatggttagggttagggttagttgccttgaagtcaatggtcgcagccctgcctggaaggagacgttggggccttaaaacaccattgaggtACTTGCTAGCTGGTGCTAtgatgttcaaaaaaaaaagaaaattaataaaaaataaatatatatatatatatatatatatatatataatatatatatatatatatatatatatatatatatgatctgTTTCACAacccttaaaggggtgatagaatgcaaaagtGATTTTActttgtcatagttgaaaaatgacagtttggtgggtaactaagacatacatagaacctcaaaatcccattgacaccgcttcctctgcaaatctcacaatttgaaactgctgctgaaaacaggcgaatctgaacaaagcttaagttgacgtcaacttctcaaTTCCTCATCatttggctctaccttctatctttgtaaccccccaaaatttacataggccactaCCTGATCTGAAgtcagttagtcttctaaatctaggtcgtgcagatctctgctattccattacaaaattcacttctgagacttttttatgcgagaaatcaactatgtaaaactcaaatatgggctgttttatgaaaatgtatggctaattgcaaatttggtaagacagtGTCGGACTTTACgagctccacaatctgccgGGACAGGCGGCGGCTGCTGGCCGGGTTTGCTGccttccaaatagagccattacacagggatgcataagggccaaaaaAAATAGCacctgggccattttcagcccaaccaatgttacataccctattaggagacattaaggaacagtgtgaaataccatATATAAACATTCTATCACCCCTGtaagtagtactcccgggacaCGAACACTCAAACCCTCGGTTTCCTGAGtaaaaagtcttgttttctccttaacttcttccgggaaGACATACTTCGCTCTCCCGCTTGAAATCCTGTGTGCATTACTTTACGTAGCTATTTGTATGAATGGTTTGTGAGAACAGCCTGTAAGAACACATGCAAATACAGTTACCCTATATTTGGACCTTGCTGCCGTAATGGTGAAAACACAGGAGTGAAATGCTATCAACTgcagtttcattttttttgcaatGACTAGAGTACAAAACCAGAAGTAAACCTCCctacaaaatgtaaacatgttctcgTAAAAACAGATTGAACAGATGCAGCTGTGGGATTGGCAGGTTAAGAGTCGCAGTTGCTGTCAGAGGAGACGTTCAGCTCATCACACCATTTTGAGTAAGCTCTGTGCAGGATCTCACAAGATGTATCATTAGAAatttctgaaatgaaagaaaggaAAGCAGAAAGATAATGCTTTAACTATTCTGAATGAACATGACAACTAGCTCATACAACTACTCTTACAGGAAGAAATAAGTTGTTTCTCAGTACATTCTGCTAATCTAGTGCCATAATTTGTAGAATGAAGACACAACAGCAGCATTTATTTAGGCAATCATGTTTAGGCAAGTAAAAATACTTAGTTAAAGTGAGGAATTGCCATCATAGTTAACGAACGGACAGGACCCCGGGACCCCAGTCTCTATAGTGGAAGGGAATATGTTggccgttagcatgctaatgctaattcGCCTGATGAGCTAACAAAGGCTGAATGGCGCAAGAGTTTTTATGGCAGTGAAAAGAACATCATATTACTTCCTGCTAGGTGCTGAGCAACCGTTTTGAGCTGTTTGAGCCCCCCATCaatgctgttgtttttctgGTAAAGACAGTCTTCCTTTAGCAATTTCTTACCCGCTTGCCCGAGACCAACAGGCAGAGGCATTCTGACCAGGCCTCCCGAATGCTTCAGCCTTTCCTGCAGAGACTTCTGTATGAGCTCCATGGTACATGCCTCATGCCAGACAGGCAGCTCCATGTTCACCATGCAGCTGATGATCCTTTGCTTGTCATCTTCTGTCAGTAGACCACTCTCCTTGGACACATAAACCATGTAGGACATATCGATGTTCACTGCCTCACCGTGCAGCAGAGATGGGAGAACTTTCTGTATtaaagagagacaaaaataaCGTGAGGACATGGCTTTTTGTCACCAAAAAGGAACATGTGAAACatatttgggttttcttttctttgtggaCAATTAATTTACATGGACTAAGTGGTTAAAGAAGTTAAAGTGGATTTTTATGTTGGACTTTTAGATGTGTGGATTTTGGGACTGGGATTTTGAGTGTTTTGGATAAGCCATTAAATACatgaatatttcatttttttcacttaAATTCTAAGGTGTAATTTAAATATTCTACAACTAGAAATAGAATAATAGacaatcttaaaggtcccatggcttTATGAGGTTtataaacattaatatgcgttcccccagcctgcctatggtcccccagtggctagaaatggtgataggtgtaaaccgagccctgggtatcctgctctgcctttgagaaaatgaaagctcagatgggccgatctggaatcttctccttatgaggtcataaggagcaaggttacctcccctttctctgctttgcccgcccagagaatttggcctgcccatgagagaaagacatcatggctttcaaacgagcaaagtggcagttggtcaaggccacacccccaccctccccatgccctcccctccccccctctctcctcctcaatagctacagacacagaaatggcacatactaagaaaagctcattgtgggactggctctagtggctgtaattctgcgggaaaagagaaaaagagacttcagatacagtattaggggaccactaaggtctatataaaagcatccatgatcatgggacctttaaaagccaggagAGAGACCTTCCTGGCACCCCTGACCAAATAAtacaacttaaaaataaagaaacaagaggtgacctctagctcactcagtaagagcgtgcgccccatgtagggtGAGTCTTTTGCAGTGGCCccggtttgagtccgacctgctgccttttgctgcgtgtcatcccccatctctctcgcacctttcctgtctatccactgtcactatcaaataaagagaaaagccccccaaaaaataaataaaataaaaaataagaaaacaataatGTACCATATCATACTCTGATATGTGACATTGACTCTTGCATAATATTCTATGATATTAATACAGACAAACACTGAGTACCACTACTTAATCCTAATCATATATTagtctggtgtacactgtttaAATGTATTGACTCTGCTGCTAGTAATCTCACCAGTGTCACTCTATGTCATTTTGTCTCCATATGTTCTTGTgtagtttctatttttattcttttcttatttCCGGTAATGTAGCCTACATCTAATCTGATACTTTCTATACTTATATCTGTACTTGTTTATGTCCTTGTGCTGCTGCATCAGCCGGATTTCCCTGCTAGTGATCAATGAAGGTGTATCTCATCTTGTACAATCACCAGAGAGAGTTACAGGCTCACATACAATGAAATAGTGCTATATATACTGCATGTCCAATAGCATGCATCAACAAAAGGTTTTAAATGGCTATGTCTGCCATGCGGGATCAATTACCATCTCTAATGCTGGGCTGATGAGGTGACCAAAGTCCACAAGTCTGTTTAGGTCATCCTCCCAAAGGTTTGGGCAAAGCTCCTCCAGCATGGTAACGATGGCTATACGAGTCGCTTGTGATGCAACCTGTAAGCAGTTGCGTCCATATACACTGTTATCAGCCTGGAAGTTTGTGTCCAACAGCATACGGCCGTGTGTCTCAAGAAGCTCAAAGAGGCCTTTGTGTTTCATCAAGGCCATCTGCAAAGAACCagcaaaaaaactttaaaaaaacttaaatgatcagtacaaacttgaaaaataaatatataaaaaaccttCACTTAATCTCATAGAACCAATAAGCGAATGAATTTACTACTCCTGCTACTGTAAATTGACTTTTAAACTTCCCTTGGTGACTCCTGTATTGCTCGCTGTGCTGTAAATGGCACGTGTGAAATTGCTCTCATAGTCTTTTTCTACTTTTTGCTgctgcacattcaagaaccaAAGTAACAGGTGCACTTGGATACTCCCATACAGTCCGAGAATTACTGCTATGCATTTGTTATTGCACTTGCGCGATTATAATGGGTCCCTATATACAAATAACGTGTACATGTGGATTTTTATGAATCATGCATGTTATTAGCCAATGGTCATGTTAACACATAACTATTCCACTTTCAGGGACTTTAACGTACCTTTAACATCTCTGCTAGCCCGTTGGAGATGTGTCGTCGTGGAACAGTTTGTATGAAGGAAAGGTCAAGGAAGGCAGCGGCGGGTGGAATGTAGGCACCCAGCTTGTTCTTGCAGTTTGCAAAGTTAACCCCCGTCTTTGCTCCCACGCTTGCATCAATGTAGGACAGCAGTGTTGTTGGGACCCTGATGTAAGGGGTGCGTCTTCTGTAGAGTGAGGCAGCCAGGCCCACTATGTCCAGGCACACCCCTCCACCGATGGCAATAATGGGCTCTGTGCGGCGATCAATGGAGAAGTTGTTGACCTCCTCTAGGATCTTCAAGGCCATTTTCATGGATTTGTTCTCCTCAGTAGTGGGTAGAGCCAAAATCTTGTATAGGACATTGTTTGCCTCTAAATATTCAGTTAGCTTGGGACCGTAGATTTTGTAGACTTCTTGGTCAACCACCACAAAGCGTTTGATTGGCTTGTTGGATTGTTTAATGGCCTCCAGCTGCTGCGGGTCAGTGATGTGGCCCAGCAGGAGGGTGTCGTTGCTTGGGTCCAGCAAGTTCTGGGTCTCAGTTACCTTGTAAGTGAAGACAATGGGG is a window from the Perca flavescens isolate YP-PL-M2 chromosome 4, PFLA_1.0, whole genome shotgun sequence genome containing:
- the eevs gene encoding uncharacterized protein eevs; translated protein: MVRYPPGAGSHGQISTGSRQSWSDIHREQAVMVRYPPGAGSHGQISTGQAVMVRSPPGAGSHGQISTGSRQSWSDIHREQAVMVRYPPGAGSHGQISTGSRQSWSDIHREQAVMVRYPPGAGSNGQISTRLKCNKELMDSQVLTLDAELAYFLLNRYESITEKGTSWTVVSPIVFTYKVTETQNLLDPSNDTLLLGHITDPQQLEAIKQSNKPIKRFVVVDQEVYKIYGPKLTEYLEANNVLYKILALPTTEENKSMKMALKILEEVNNFSIDRRTEPIIAIGGGVCLDIVGLAASLYRRRTPYIRVPTTLLSYIDASVGAKTGVNFANCKNKLGAYIPPAAAFLDLSFIQTVPRRHISNGLAEMLKMALMKHKGLFELLETHGRMLLDTNFQADNSVYGRNCLQVASQATRIAIVTMLEELCPNLWEDDLNRLVDFGHLISPALEMKVLPSLLHGEAVNIDMSYMVYVSKESGLLTEDDKQRIISCMVNMELPVWHEACTMELIQKSLQERLKHSGGLVRMPLPVGLGQAEISNDTSCEILHRAYSKWCDELNVSSDSNCDS